The Solibacillus sp. FSL W7-1464 genome contains a region encoding:
- a CDS encoding carbon-nitrogen hydrolase family protein codes for MKLRVSSVQYHLHTIRSFEEFAQQVDHYVRAALEFETDFILFPEFFTTQLLSIGNIKGEPLSINELPDFTVQYLDLFTSLAVKTKTHIIGGTHVIRNNDKLYNVAHLFYPDGTVATQAKLHITPTEVNEWNMAAGERLHLFDTEKGRIAILTCYDIEFPEIVRMAKARGADVIFCPSCTDDRHGFHRVRYTSHARAIENQIYVVTASTVGSLPTIDFMRMNFGQSALIAPNDVPFPPRGIVVEGELNNDMVVTGDLDLTLLYQVREKGSVTTWRDRRTDLYNDWESSFINVP; via the coding sequence ATGAAACTACGTGTCTCATCCGTTCAATACCATCTTCATACGATTCGATCATTTGAGGAGTTTGCTCAGCAAGTTGACCATTACGTGCGGGCTGCCCTTGAATTTGAAACAGATTTTATTTTATTCCCTGAGTTTTTTACGACGCAGCTGTTATCAATAGGAAACATTAAGGGGGAACCTCTTTCCATCAATGAGCTTCCTGACTTTACAGTGCAGTACCTTGATCTATTTACAAGCTTAGCTGTTAAAACAAAGACGCATATTATCGGCGGTACCCATGTCATACGGAACAATGACAAACTCTACAATGTCGCTCACTTATTTTATCCGGATGGCACTGTTGCCACACAGGCGAAACTTCATATTACCCCAACCGAGGTAAACGAGTGGAACATGGCGGCAGGCGAAAGGCTACACCTTTTTGATACAGAAAAAGGTAGAATTGCAATTTTAACATGTTACGATATTGAATTCCCTGAAATCGTACGAATGGCAAAAGCTCGTGGTGCAGATGTTATCTTTTGTCCCTCTTGTACAGATGATCGCCACGGTTTCCATCGTGTACGATACACAAGCCATGCCCGCGCAATTGAAAACCAGATATATGTTGTTACCGCTTCTACAGTCGGGTCGCTCCCAACCATTGATTTTATGCGCATGAATTTTGGACAGTCCGCGCTTATTGCACCAAATGACGTCCCGTTCCCGCCGCGTGGAATCGTCGTTGAAGGAGAGCTCAATAACGATATGGTTGTTACGGGGGATTTAGATCTGACACTGCTTTATCAAGTACGCGAAAAAGGCTCAGTAACAACGTGGCGTGACCGTCGTACCGATTTATACAATGATTGGGAAAGCAGTTTTATCAATGTACCGTAA
- a CDS encoding GNAT family N-acetyltransferase yields MYRKQFYVFQDSMPILATIRNYTPADFDALIRIQQDCFPPPFPSELWWSKEQLVSHVTHFPEGTLCIEVDGQLVGSMTSLLVDFDPNDPIHTWEDITDNGYIRTHDPNGDTLYIVDLCVSPAYRSLGLGKWLMLSMYEIVIEQKRVRLLGGSRMPNYHHHAEQLSPEAYIEAVLRGEIHDKVISFLLRCGRMPIQVVPHYLEDKESHHYGVLMEWRNPFVQIKEAY; encoded by the coding sequence ATGTACCGTAAACAGTTTTATGTGTTTCAAGACAGCATGCCAATCCTTGCGACAATCCGGAATTACACGCCTGCAGATTTTGATGCCCTTATCCGTATTCAACAGGATTGCTTTCCTCCCCCGTTTCCTTCAGAGCTTTGGTGGAGTAAAGAACAGCTTGTAAGTCATGTTACACATTTCCCGGAAGGTACACTTTGCATTGAAGTGGATGGGCAACTCGTCGGTTCCATGACATCATTGCTCGTTGATTTTGACCCAAATGATCCCATACATACGTGGGAAGACATAACGGATAACGGCTATATCCGTACACACGATCCAAATGGCGATACACTCTACATTGTTGACCTTTGTGTGAGCCCAGCTTATCGCAGTTTAGGGCTTGGCAAATGGCTCATGCTTTCGATGTACGAAATCGTCATTGAGCAAAAGCGCGTTCGTCTGCTTGGCGGCAGCCGGATGCCGAACTATCACCACCATGCCGAGCAGCTTTCACCAGAAGCGTATATTGAAGCCGTTTTGCGTGGTGAAATACACGACAAGGTCATTTCGTTTCTACTACGCTGCGGTCGCATGCCAATACAAGTTGTCCCACATTATTTAGAGGATAAAGAATCGCATCATTATGGTGTATTAATGGAATGGCGCAACCCTTTCGTCCAAATCAAGGAGGCTTATTAA